The DNA region atatatatttaaaagatataaatacatatatatatatactaatatatatatattattattatataatactatatatattatatatagttaaaaacGCCATCGGGGCACTTAAATGACCAGAACGTTCAATGTTGTTATGAAAGATCTAACTTTAACTTTCAGATCATTTCGTCTGTGAAAAGGGTTGGATGAAGCTCAGATCCTCCTGTTACTTCATGAGTGAAGACAACAGTACTTGGGAAAAGAGCCGTCAGAAGTGCATAGACTTGAATTCTGATTTGGTCAAAATCACTGATGACGACGAGTACAACTTCCTCCGTAGTGAGTAGACGTAATCGTGAGGTTAAATGTAAGGAGTCCACTACAGTGGTACCATCTAGTTTGCTTAATCAAACAGATAAGTTACTGTTCTAAGCTCAAATAAACCTAATCCAAGATTTTGATCTTTAAAGCATTTACTATAACTGAACACAATGTAATTTAATAGCAAGTTGCTTGTGTGTACCAGTAAGCCCTTAGGGGATTCAGCTAACATGAgggcagttatatatttttctggTACCAGCTGGTACCCCAAGAACAACTGCATTGTCTTCACTATATCTTTTAAAATAAGTTATGGATCAACAAAGCTAGATTATGTATCATAAACTTCGATTAAGATTAAATGTGATCTAGTTCCATATAATTTTTAGACAGctgatttaacttttattttaaaaaaagggcCTATGAGACAAAGATGGAGAATTATACTTTCCCATTCATTCTAATTAAACATTCTCTTTGCAGAACTTTCAAAAGATACCAACTACTACATAGGACTAAGTGACATGGAAGAAGAAGGGACCTACAGATGGGTTGTAGATGGCaccattcaccaaatcgttgaatctTGGTAAGATGTGAAGTTGTCGCAATAGGAATTCATAATTAGTGAGTTGCGTACTAGATCAGAAAACATCAttatgattcttccagaaaactggggaatagaatagaatatagaagtaggacagaggccaagcactgggacctctgaACACATTGAGATGAAACCGAAATTAACAATAAAGACGTTTCAAAggtataacaagaggaaaacctcataactgcactgtgaaacaattgttaggagagtgtggaaggtaagaagaaagaaagaatttataagtaaaggtacagtaaaagaaatgatagGGGTTTTACTAAAGACCTTAGAAAGGGACGTTGccaagatccttaagtaatgcctacagtgcactgcatgaggtgcacttacAGCACCAACCCCCTACAAAGGAAATGAGTGACTGACTACGACCTCTCTTCATTGTTTCTCAACAATGATTATCTTGCTTCCACCAGATGGCGTAAAGGTGAGCCCAACAATCATTCTCCAGGAGAGCACTGTGTCCACTACCGAGCTCCTAACTCTGGTTTCAATGATATATTTTGTGATCGTAATCTTAGGTAAGTAACACTGTAAAAGTAATTGCCATTTGGCATGGGTACTCCACTTCAATTAACTCCAAAAACATACAGTCTATAGCTGCCAGTGGTTTTAATCTATTCCATAGCTACTTCCTGAGGATTAGTTTACATTGATCTAAATACAGACACCATCATACTTCCAAAAGAGTTCTATACCAGGCGGTCCTTTGTATGTTGACTTGTTTGTAAGGAAGGCACAGCACTCTTCATGTCTTatctatgtatagtattatataaattcGATATAGTAATGTGCATTTTTTCACCCTAAAACACAATTCTCTGCACAAACAGTATTGTAATTATAGAAAAGGGGGCCAAAGGAGAGCTCTCTGAAGACAATTTTCATTTGTGACTCGTTTCTTTGTATCTCTGATTTTGTGTAAGTTGAATGTTTGGAAGAAGGCTGGTTTCTGTACACATTTTCCCTGTGCTATATGAAGTTGAATCTTTGCTATCGCCTTAGGTAATGGATTAGAAGTCAACAAAGGTTTTCAGTTCAAAATGTTTTCCTCTAGAAGAAGAAATATGAAGACATTACCTTATTCTGCCAACAGGTACATCTGCGAGAAACCTGCCCACCTGGCTTGGAACCTTCTTTCAGTGCCAGATGGAGAAACACCCACagaaaagtaaaatggaaaatggaTTACACCTAAGAGTAGATTTCTTTCCAAGTGTTTACATAAGTGAAATTACCTGTAGTTGTAAACTTGCATTTCTTAAGTTTTATTCTCTTGGACAACTCGATAATTCATGCTTACATTTCTTTAATTAGTCAATGAATAGAAATGCAGTATTCAGGTTTAATTACAAACTGACATAGATACATTTTCATGTGGAACATGAGTATAAAACTATCCGGTTTCCCATCTGGTAGGAGAACTGTAGTGCTTTGTGAACTACTCTTTCTTTCAGAGTAGTTTCTCTGTGATGTCTTACTTTCTCTACAGGTGGGAAACCACGTCATTCATCTGGGAAAGTAGGTTTATAATTCTAATAAACGTGGTTGATGTAATTTGAAAGGGGGTTGAATCTGTCATGTGACtgcttttttttaagttgtttaaTTCCCTGAATAATGGAAATGATGCGTTGACAGACACTTTTTTGTAGGAACTAGGTATATAAATCATTAAACAAGCATTTATCTTTGTCTCATAAATTAAGCAATACCTACAACAACTGTACTTAGGTTCCAATTCTCCTTCACCTTGCCAGAGGATGTCTCCTTCAGTCAGACGAGCAAACTTCATCCTGTATCTCACAGGCAGTCAGCAACCAATTTTGGGTTCATTTCTTGcctgtaacattatatatatatatatatatatatatatatatatatatatatatatatatatatatatatatatatatatatatatgcgtgctgCAAGCATAAGTTACCCAAGCAAATTCTGCAACGAAACATTCTTACTGTAAGATTAGGAAGGAAAACTAGTTTTAGAGTCACTACAAGAACACTTAACAATACATTTGTTGGTCAAGAATAGGCAGAACCTGATACAGATCAAATTTGAAGAGGTGGAAGACGACCGGAACGTATTTCAGCATTGTAGGAAATTTCTCTGAAAAAATCATTTGTTGTCTGCGAGATATTATGGTGTGTTACAACATCTTATCTTACTACATTCTCATATATCTACACTTCAAGCCTAGTACTAAACGTACAAATTACATACAATGCTGTATTTCGAAATTTGGAGTCCCACCCAGTATTTATATAAAGACACCATTCAAAACTCATGTCTCAAAAGACAAGATCTTCATTTGTACCTCTGTTGTTCATGAGTTATTTGCAATTCAAACACCCTTGTAGTAGTggcgttagtgcacctcatgtggatcattgtagtgtcccttcggcccctaggtcAACCCCTTTTATCTAATTCTTCTTGGTGTACTTCCTTTCAGAttctcttccaccttactttccttatCCCTCTTCTCATAATTGACTTATAGTCCAACTACTTTGAGGTtatcctcttgttacacctctaAAACCTGCTAACTTCCAATATCCGTTCAAGCACTGACTGACGTCgccataggtcccaacgcttggcctttggcctaaattgtatattcaataCTACTCTACTCTGTCATTCAAACGCACATTACTGCGTGACAGTCAATgtttttgtcaatatttttatcAATAGTGTTTCAAGTTTCATAATAACAGTTActattgaatttattttctcaAAGGCAAACCTTTAGGCCATACCTGTGACGATGAAGTATTTGGACTCCTTGGCCTAGTTGAAGTCCATGGTAATTTTGAGGTCTGATGGTCACACCACACATGTGACTTCCACCAACCCCTACAAAAAGTCCATATGATACTGGGTTAGAACTATTGATGACCCATAGAAGCGAAAGAACCAAAATGAGAGTAGAAATGACGGCGGATATttgatgtaaaaaaacaaaaaaacaaaacaaaaaatttataggCCTTCCTGGGATATATCTCTGCCTCctccgatttatatatataatcagaccatgatttatatacaatcattaagctacagatgtcatttaatatctgaTTCATGCTACTTCAGGAAATTTTCCAAGTGATAAATGGATCAGTACTGAGGAGTCTTGAACGCTCGACACAGTACCCTCCAACGGTAACAACCACAGAGCTATCAAGAgaggtaatgatatatatatacatatatatatatatatatattatatatatatatatatatatatatatatatatatatattatatataacacagagGAGCTCAGGAGATAAAACATGGAAGCTGGGGTAAGTCGGTATTTACCTTATTGGTCTTTCTGAATGTTTAGCTACGATGTGTTTGTTGTTAATGAATGGTTGTTTGTGGTGTATTTGTTTACGTTTGACTTTCCCTGTGGCTCCTCCTGTGTCGTCATTCTTTGTGTTGGGATCTTTACTGAATGAAGCCTTGAATAATTGGACTGAGGTTTTGATTGGAGAAGCTCTGTTCAATTAACCCTTTGGATAGGAAAGGTTAACTGAAATTACTTTCCTCCTTCTACGTAACAGGTTACTTTCTCCCTCCTGATTAACGGAGATTACTCTCCTCCATTGAGTAATAGAGATTACTTTCCTACTAGTGAGTAATAGAGATTACATTAATCATCCTGAGTAAAAGAGATTACGTTTCTCCTCCTAAATAATACAGATTATTTTTCTCATCTTCAGGAATAGAGATTACTTCCCTCCTCCTTATTAAGAGAGATTACTTTCATTATCTTGAGTAATGGCGATTACTTCTATCCTCCTGAGTAACAGAGATTACTCTCCCCCCCGAATAACACATTGCTTTCCTCCTCTTGAGTAACAGagattgttttcttcttcctgaGCAACAGAGATAATTTCATTTCTCCTGGTTAACAGAGATTACTCTCCTCCCCCTGAGGAACAGAGATTACTTTCATCCTCAAGAGTAAACAGCCTCGATTCAGGCAGACGACATTATCATTCAGACGTTGCTTCATTGAAAATTCGTCTCCGTTTTCCCCGTTGCCTTCCTTTACTCGGATGGTGGTGTTGTGGAATGGAGTCTCCATAACAGTAAGTCCTGCTGGGGTCGTTCAAGTGATGAGACGGAGATGAATGACCTTCTTACATCTGCGAAGAATTTCTATGTTTAGAAGAGAAATGTCTTTTCTTTATTCTGGCAATTAAGTCTTCCCaattttttggttttaattttgaCATTAGTGAGaggccaatttaaaaaaaaaatattttggagtCGGAAATATTAAAGCAGTATTTGAGAAAACCGTTCTTGGTATATTTTGGCATAAATCAAATTCTGCTGTTAAGACCAAGATTTGCTTAAAAATATTTTACCTTCGTAGATTCTGTTGATGTTTGTATGTTGACACTTGCACTGAAtccaatggtttttttttgttttttttgtttaagacttggtttttttctatattcatctTCGCAAATGACAATTAGGTTTTCGTTTGAAACGAAGACATTTCTAGTCATATCACACTCTtgaattttgataaaataaataattctcgtgttaaatgttattttaattttattattatgattattattaattcttgtgttaaatgttgttgttattattattattattattattattattattattattattattattattattattattattattattattaaaagtgattgctgcttcagcactattaatcttgaagagagtcttctctatttttctgatgacggctttctcgttgttgcttagactggcgagcaacgcaccaaagggtttattattgcttatacagttctctatctctctctctctctctctctaatgcgacGTTTCATCCTGATCCACATGATATTATCAAGctataactgctgagggactgaattccagtggcggctgttgttgttttgattaagctgaccttgtgtcagcacgggctcttgctcacagagcagactgtaaaattttccagtggcgagtccttctccttatatcgtgatgttgaaggctctcgagtacggtctagagaacctctccggcaggtcgagttttcattggttcctgggaaggtgactcatgcggcgagcgtttacgagtcttgcagaccttctcaggcggggaATATCACtaggagcctcttgattggcttctacctgggTGACGTCACCCttggtattattctcataatgtgcttcacgtccggtgttgTTTGTTTCAtacgcgctggtactttcgttgggggagaggggcgtggtcctcctcacacacttcggtatcaggaacgcttcttgagtggtattaaggggaggcttttgctcaaggataagcagctcctctaggaggcgcagacgtcgtgggtcaggggctctcccgatgattttgacattcctgatgatgtcgtctctcgtgatttCTTTctggtgtactacaagggcgtgctgcctaatggcgccctcctgggcgagGCAGGAGATtcttttagacaggcgcatcgtcgtcatgccgatgtaaatcccagggcatccatGGGCCGTACATACATATCGTTAGACAACGTtagactgctttagggggtcttctacgggcggggaggggttgttcttcatcaggaggtcctctCATACGCCGATTCAACGAAAGTACCAGTGCCCATGACACAAACTTGTTCTTCCAAATACGCTCCCAGACTACTACTATGGGTGTCACAGATAGtacaagcacgtttttgggcaataactctgtagCGAACATTCGTATCAGCACGAACTTTTGctgtagtgtattacacccagtgccgtaatttataagagtatcatgagtCACTAATtgcaaagaataaagacacttgtccctctatcaagaggcaaaaactcaattattcagaaatggatacgaactcAACAGTAGGAAAAAGCTCATCTTACCTCTACCTCCACCTCCACTTCTGGcccctccttcttctttccctctcctttcttctctcaCCTTCTTTCTTCTGCCccaccctcccttctctctctctctctctctctctctctctctctctctctctctctctctttctctctctctctctgaaagttgcttcagtttaaacttttttgtatgttttttttctgcatatccatctatctatatatcaatctatcagataatttacacacaacacacacacacacacacacacacacacacacacacacacacacacacacatatatatatatatatatatatatatatatatatatatatatatatatatatatatctctttttgaaAGATACTTCAGTTTAATCATactttgtatatacacacaaaataaacattcatgactCAAAAATATGTGTATCGGtgtaatcaaggctttaactctaatgaatgtccggtagaaaggctcaatttttgCTTGTAGCACTAAGTAACTATAACCGGTTACCTATTccaaccaatctgaaggcaattggcggctaTCTCTTTGCTAGAAAAGTCGAGAAAAGTTGCGGGACAAACGTATTTCTTCACTAAAGCAAAACCTCGTGCTGATACTAGTGTTCGCTACAgatttattgcccaaaaacgtacttgcactgtctgtgaaacccatagtagtagtTTTACTTAAGGACCTCAGTCAAGTAAACTGCTTATGTAGGTTTTGGTGTTTCACTCTTCTGTCAGTTTTAACAAATAATTCCTTGCATATATCTTTTGTCAAACCAATATTCGACGACCAAAGTTGTGATACCAGTTTAGCATATCTAATTAATGCTTCTGAATTTCCATAGGAAATTATATCTAGGTATTCTGGTGGTTAGCAAATATTTTTCCCATATTATTGTTTACCTAAGCTTAATTTTCAAGCTCCCAGGTCAGTTGAAATGTCAACATCTCATCGGTCAATGAGTTCAATGGACTTGGTAGGCATATACAATAGGATAGGCGNNNNNNNNNNNNNNNNNNNNNNNNNNNNNNNNNNNNNNNNNNNNNNNNNNNNNNNNNNNNNNNNNNNNNNNNNNNNNNNNNNNNNNNNNNNNNNNNNNNNNNNNNNNNNNNNNNNNNNNNNNNNNNNNNNNNNNNNNNNNNNNNNNNNNNNNNNNNNNNNNNNNNNNNNNNNNNNNNNNNNNNNNNNNNNNNNNNNNNNNNNNNNNNNNNNNNNNNNNNNNNNNNNNNNNNNNNNNNNNNNNNNNNNNNNNNNNNNNNNNNNNNNNNNNNNNNNNNNNNNNNNNNNNNNNNNNNNNNNNNNNNNNNNNNNNNNNNNNNNNNNNNNNNNNNNNNNNNNNNNNNNNNNNNNNNNNNNNNNNNNNNNNNNNNNNNNNNNNNNNNNNNNNNNNNNNNNNNNNNNNNNNNNNNNNNNNNNNNNNNNNNNNNNNNNNNNNNNNNNNNNNNNNNNNNNNNNNNNNNNNNNNNNNNNNNNNNNNNNNNNNNNNNNNNNNNNNNNNNNNTTGCACTAATTGATAAGTGTGACACTAATTAATAATCTTACTTTTGTACGCAGGTTGTCTATCTAATTTTCAAATCCGACGCAGTTTGCCCATTGCCTGATTTGACTTTTTATAGTGGGATTGAGTCCTAACTAAAGAGAACCTGTTTTGGGTATCACTGTCCCTAAGTATTTAACAGAATCAACCTCATTCATCCTCCCTTCATacacttctgtttcttctttttgtGCAGATTTTTACAATTggcatttgtgtttgttttcttcttttagaGATTCACCCCAGgcccatcttttttttatatatatatgagagtctaTGAAGCTGGCTTTGTGAATCTTGTGGCGTTTCCCTGATTGAAACAGCATCATCTAAAAATTCTACTCCAGTCAAATCATTCTCTTCCTTTCACCAGCAACAACGGTATTAGTTATAAAATCCATGAGAAGGGCAAATAGCAAAGAGGACATAATATTCTCTGCAAATTCCCTCGACAAGACTCAACATTTACTTGTCTCCACTCAAGTGATGGATAGTTTCAATTAGTTCTACATATCTAACGTAAATGTGGAGAACTCTGTAAAGCCACCCAATGCAAATGAAGTCCTTTCATTCGTGATATACTTGGGAAGCTGATGTTATTCGAGTGAAATTTGTCCTGTATAATTTCATTGTCTACTTAAACCTCACCATCCTTTCATCAAACGATGTATGGTGATTTacagaatacaaaaaataaataaattttgcaatataatatattcaagagtcactgttaataataaaaaaatagatcccACTAAATTCCCACTACACTGGATAGGTCCATGGTTCAGTTTAGAATTATACTTGTGACTACCACTAACTAACACccaaccccccttctctctctctctctctctctctctctctctctcctgcttactTATTTCTGGTTTCTCCTAACTTTGCCTAATTCAGTTTATGATAAAGAAAGTTTAGCAATATTGGAAAACATTAGGCCTTGATAATCATGACTTATTTCTAAGGTGGCAAAGTCACAACAGTTTCAAAAATCGCCAAAATGACAGTATGTATTTCTCTCTGAATATAAACATTTCTAACaaactttaatataatttcattggcAAACCAATATCAATCATTTGTCATCTCATAGACTTAAATATGCGACGTATaaattcaattttcatatttttttccaagaaaaaaatatactcgGAATGAATTCATCATATACAATTCAATGACTTTCTTATTCTGGGCAATTAGAGTCTGGAAAACTaatctgattttatttatttcgtgcaacagaggaaaataaaaagttcTTTAACTTAATATTTTAAAGTGTTTTTGTAATCAGGAGTCAGTCTGAATATTCTCTGGCATACTCAAGTTAATTGACATCCGTAGATTATTAATGTCAAATATTTAATGCAATCAGATTGTGAGGACATGTGGCAATCTGCTGCAATATGAAGTATActagttttgataaaaaaactCAGTTTATTAAGGATATAAGACTTGAGCTAAcctatattaaaaatttattgaaacacccaacaataacataaaaattccacacctggacaggattaataCGGTGACccagacatcccccaaggacacaggtgtttacaaaattccatgcctggactgtaaccaatcttacatcggatttacaggaaaatcacttcccagagattaatacaacataaccggatagttaggtatggacaacagaactcaccTATTTCTACCATATTAATAACAGAATAAACTGGTAATTTGTCACCATATTAATGAACAGAATTAACTGAAATTtgccacatataatttatagcagcaactgccggtacaagagtcagataatggaatcggccttgattaaacagagactgGTAATGAACATCTAAAAGGGCACATGGGACACAGACGTAATtgatatagttttcatataaCCAACGCTTAAgctgattaaaggaagattatcagcgggagtgacctaaattggcttacct from Macrobrachium nipponense isolate FS-2020 chromosome 36, ASM1510439v2, whole genome shotgun sequence includes:
- the LOC135203519 gene encoding C-type lectin domain family 12 member A-like isoform X2, with product MECSRMAVASRFRVHATILLLAMAGRCSSQQMDHIQLTLIANSMDNISRVLQAQTVASERVMEKFTSMATAQAVASEKVAAGIMKIFTLMATDHFVCEKGWMKLRSSCYFMSEDNSTWEKSRQKCIDLNSDLVKITDDDEYNFLRKLSKDTNYYIGLSDMEEEGTYRWVVDGTIHQIVESWYICEKPAHLAWNLLSVPDGETPTEK